The Rhododendron vialii isolate Sample 1 chromosome 5a, ASM3025357v1 genome contains a region encoding:
- the LOC131325498 gene encoding protein phosphatase 2C and cyclic nucleotide-binding/kinase domain-containing protein isoform X2, with the protein MGCVYSKSCIGEICIPKEVRVKERENVRAEFPVFSPDSSHGGAEHGDEFNELGGNRDCEVGITRLSRVSGQFLPPEGSRTVKVPSGNYELRYSYLSQRGYYPDALDKANQDSFCIHTPFGTNADDHFFGVFDGHGEFGAQCSQFVKRKLCENLLRNSSFRMDAVEACHAAFLATNSQLHADSLDDSMSGTTAITILVRGRTLYIANSGDSRAVIAERKGNGIVAIDLSIDQTPFRADELERVKLCGARVLTLDQIEGLKNPDVQCWGTEEADDGDPPRLWVENGMYPGTAFTRSLGDSIAESIGVVANPEIVVLELTQDHPFFVIASDGVFEFLSSQAVVDMVAKYKDPRDACAAIVAESYRLWLQYETRTDDITVIVVHTNGLTNTSVGQAASPSAVLRPPVPQIVEATGSESPSTLSWSSRFNRARHDLSRARLRVIESSLENGQLWVPPSPAHRKTWEEEAHIERALNDHFLFRKLTDSQSQVLLDCMQRIEVQPGAIVVEQGGEGDCFYVVGSGEFEVLATQEEKDREVPRVLQQYTAEKLSSFGELALMYNKPLQASVRAVTSGTLWALRREDFRGILMSEFSNLTSLKLLRSVDLLSRLTILQLSHIADSLSELPFSDGQTIANRDGALLGLYIIQKGTVKIFADQEVIYKPNTGSLKSNKSSHDNEIQSNKELLVEKNEGSYFGEWTLLGEHIGSVSAVAVGDVICAVLTKEKFDSVVGPLSKLSQEDHKPRDYALNLSTESKGIDPSTLGKVNISDLEWRTCLYSTDCSEIGLVVLRDSEYLLSLKRFSKHKIRSLGKESVVLKEKNLMKSINSSAGVPQILCTCADQTYAGILLNTRIACPLSSILHTPLDEASAQFCAASVVTALQDLHKNEVLYRGVSPDVLMFDQEGHLQLVDFRFGKKLPGERTFTICGMADSLAPEIVQGKGHGLPADWWALGVLIYFMLQGEMPFGSWRESELDTFPKIAKGQLTLPTTLSPEAVDLITKIHSFSYLKLMKVQDLEAKVHTMSKLILGFMVSTGKVLQMVASLFRLRLPLV; encoded by the exons ATGGGTTGTGTTTATTCAAAGTCCTGCATTGGTGAGATATGCATACCTAAAGAAGTCAGGGTTAAGGAAAGAGAAAATGTCCGGGCTGAGTTTCCGGTGTTCTCACCTGATTCTTCACATGGAGGAGCCGAACATGGGGATGAATTTAATGAGCTCGGTGGAAATAGGGATTGTGAAGTAGGTATCACAAGGCTTTCTAGGGTTTCAGGTCAGTTCCTGCCTCCGGAAGGGTCACGGACGGTAAAGGTTCCGTCGGGGAATTATGAACTACGGTACTCATACTTGTCTCAGAGAGGGTATTACCCTGATGCCCTTGATAAAGCTAATCAAGATAGTTTTTGCATCCACACTCCATTTGGGACAAACGCTGATGACCATTTCTTTGGGGTTTTCGATGGGCATGGAGAATTTGGGGCTCAATGCTCACAGTTTGTGAAGCGGAAGTTGTGTGAGAATTTACTCCGGAATAGTAGTTTTCGCATGGATGCAGTTGAGGCGTGTCATGCTGCATTCTTGGCAACAAATTCCCAGTTGCATGCTGATAGTTTGGATGATAGCATGAGTGGGACCACTGCAATTACCATATTAGTTCGTGGTAGGACACTCTACATAGCTAATTCTGGTGATTCTAGGGCTGTAATAGCTGAGAGAAAAGGGAATGGTATTGTAGCTATTGACTTATCGATAGATCAGACTCCATTTCGGGCAGATGAACTTGAACGGGTTAAGCTTTGCGGAGCAAGAGTTCTGACTTTGGACCAGATTGAAGGGCTGAAGAACCCAGATGTGCAGTGTTGGGGTACTGAAGAGGCTGATGATGGTGATCCTCCTAGACTTTGGGTGGAAAATGGGATGTACCCTGGTACGGCCTTTACAAGAAGTTTAGGTGATTCTATTGCTGAGTCAATTGGGGTTGTTGCAAACCCTGAAATTGTTGTTTTGGAGCTTACACAAGATCATCCTTTCTTTGTAATTGCCAGCGATGGGGTGTTTGAGTTCCTTTCTAGCCAAGCCGTGGTTGACATG GTTGCAAAATACAAGGATCCACGCGATGCTTGTGCTGCAATTGTTGCTGAATCTTATAGGCTTTGGCTGCAGTATGAAACTCGTACAGATGACATTACTGTGATAGTTGTACATACTAATGGGTTGACTAAT ACGTCTGTTGGCCAGGCAGCGAGTCCAAGTGCCGTTTTACGTCCACCTGTTCCACAAATTGTGGAGGCCACAGGGTCAGAGTCTCCTTCAACACTAAGCTGGAGTTCTAGGTTCAACCGTGCTAGGCATGATTTATCACGGGCACGGCTCCGTGTTATTGAAAGTTCTCTAGAGAATGGGCAATTATGGGTTCCTCCATCTCCAGCTCACAGGAAGACctgggaagaagaa GCACACATAGAGCGGGCATTAAATGATCACTTTCTATTCAGAAAATTAACTGATTCTCAGAGTCAAGTTTTGCTGGATTGTATGCAAAGAATCGAGGTTCAACCCGGAGCAATTGTAGTGGAACAG GGCGGTGAAGGTGACTGTTTTTATGTTGTTGGTAGTGGAGAATTTGAGGTCTTGGCTACTCAG GAAGAAAAAGATAGAGAGGTTCCAAGGGTTCTGCAACAGTATACAGCAGAAAAGCTATCATCCTTTGGAGAACTTGCACTAAt GTATAACAAACCACTCCAGGCTTCCGTCCGTGCTGTGACCAGTGGAACTCTTTGGGCTCTTAGAAGGGAAGACTTTCGAGGAATTCTTATGTCAGAGTTTTCAAATTTGACATCCTTGAAGTTGCTTCGATCAGTAGATCTTCTCTCGAGGTTGACGATCTTACAGCTGAGTCACATTGCAGATTCTCTTTCAGAACTTCCTTTCTCTGATGGGCAGACAATAGCCAATAGG GATGGAGCTCTTTTAGGATTGTACATTATCCAGAAGGGGACAGTTAAAATTTTTGCTGATCAGGAAGTGATTTATAAACCAAACACCGGCAGTCTCAAATCCAACAAATCAAGTCATGACAATGAGATTCAGAGCAATAAAGAGCTGTTGGTAGAGAAGAATGAGGGGAGCTATTTTGGTGAATGGACTCTTCTTGGTGAGCACATTGGCTCAGTGAGTGCAGTTGCTGTGGGTGATGTAATATGTGCtgttttaacaaaagaaaagtttGACTCTGTCGTTGGCCCTCTGTCAAAGCTTTCACAAGAAGATCACAA GCCAAGGGACTATGCCTTGAACTTGTCCACGGAATCCAAAGGTATTGATCCTTCTACCCTTGGGAAGGTGAACATTTCTGATTTG GAGTGGAGGACGTGTTTATATTCTACTGACTGCAGCGAGATCGGGCTTGTAGTTCTCAGAGACTCAG AATATTTGCTTAGCTTAAAAAGGTTTTCAAAGCATAAAATCAGAAGTCTTGGAAAGGAATCAGTGGTTCTAAAAGAGAAGAACCTAATGAAGAGTATAAACTCTTCAGCTGGTGTGCCACAGATCTTGTGTACTTGTGCTGATCAAACCTATGCTGGCATACTTTTAAATACACGCATTGCTTGTCCACTTTCTTCAATTCTTCACACCCCACTTGATGAAGCATCTGCTCAATTCTGTGCTGCCTCTGTTGTCACTGCCTTGCAAGATTTACACAAG AATGAGGTTCTTTACAGAGGTGTGTCTCCAGATGTTCTAATGTTTGACCAGGAAGGACATTTACAG TTAGTGGACTTCAGATTTGGGAAGAAGCTGCCAGGTGAAAGAACCTTCACGATATGTGGCATGGCAGACTCTTTGGCTCCGGAGATAGTCCAGGGGAAAGGTCATGGTCTCCCTGCTGACTG GTGGGCACTGGGAGTCTTGATCTATTTCATGCTACAAGGTGAAATGCCATTTGGTTCGTGGAGAGAAAGTGAGCTCGATACATTTCCAAAGATTGCAAAAGGACAGCTAACTCTGCCCACGACTTTGAGCCCTGAAGCTGTTGATCTCATAACCAAG ATCCATTCGTTCAGTTACTTGAAGTTGATGAAAGTACAAGACTTGGAAGCCAAGGTACACACTATGTCAAAACTCATCCTTGGTTTCATGGTGTCGACTGGGAAGGTATTACAAATGGTAGCTTCCCTATTCCGCTTGAGATTACCTCTCGTATAG
- the LOC131325499 gene encoding protein SPEAR3-like, giving the protein MGSSYFGGTNPGNERSSSRKGKKSNSNAEYNNKPKQPQRGLGVAQLEQIRLHAQLASAYPTPTLTQEDERMQTGYPMYTSSSSSSYGFHVPQNIMGGLAQLEGTTTRYGDSQPSTTPRWKPTSYGILDTQQSAQPSIARHFLNPQAEDLVQKRRNKGWSDSIDASSQNSQTIDDQELDLELRL; this is encoded by the exons ATGGGCAGCAGTTATTTTGGGGGGACAAATCCAGGAAATGAAAGATCATCATcaagaaaagggaagaagagtAATAGTAATGCAGAGTACAATAATAAGCCCAAGCAGCCACAGAGAGGACTTGGTGTTGCTCAATTGGAGCAGATCAGACTTCATGCCCAATTGGCTTCTGCTTACCCAACTCCTACTCTTacccag GAGGATGAGAGAATGCAAACAGGCTATCCCATGTAtacatcatcatcttcatcttcttatGGGTTTCATGTCCCCCAAAACATCATG GGAGGTTTGGCTCAATTAGAAGGAACTACTACTAGATATGGCGATTCCCAGCCTAGCACCACACCAAG aTGGAAACCGACCAGCTATGGCATTTTAGACACCCAACAATCTGCACAACCCAGCATCGCAAGACATTTTTTGAACCCACAAGCCGAG GATTTAGTGCAAAAGAGGAGAAACAAAGGCTGGAGTGATTCGATTGACGCCAGCAGTCAGAATTCCCAAACAATTGACGATCAAGAACTAGATTTGGAGCTTAGACTTTAG
- the LOC131325498 gene encoding protein phosphatase 2C and cyclic nucleotide-binding/kinase domain-containing protein isoform X1 — protein MGCVYSKSCIGEICIPKEVRVKERENVRAEFPVFSPDSSHGGAEHGDEFNELGGNRDCEVGITRLSRVSGQFLPPEGSRTVKVPSGNYELRYSYLSQRGYYPDALDKANQDSFCIHTPFGTNADDHFFGVFDGHGEFGAQCSQFVKRKLCENLLRNSSFRMDAVEACHAAFLATNSQLHADSLDDSMSGTTAITILVRGRTLYIANSGDSRAVIAERKGNGIVAIDLSIDQTPFRADELERVKLCGARVLTLDQIEGLKNPDVQCWGTEEADDGDPPRLWVENGMYPGTAFTRSLGDSIAESIGVVANPEIVVLELTQDHPFFVIASDGVFEFLSSQAVVDMVAKYKDPRDACAAIVAESYRLWLQYETRTDDITVIVVHTNGLTNTSVGQAASPSAVLRPPVPQIVEATGSESPSTLSWSSRFNRARHDLSRARLRVIESSLENGQLWVPPSPAHRKTWEEEAHIERALNDHFLFRKLTDSQSQVLLDCMQRIEVQPGAIVVEQGGEGDCFYVVGSGEFEVLATQEEKDREVPRVLQQYTAEKLSSFGELALMYNKPLQASVRAVTSGTLWALRREDFRGILMSEFSNLTSLKLLRSVDLLSRLTILQLSHIADSLSELPFSDGQTIANRDGALLGLYIIQKGTVKIFADQEVIYKPNTGSLKSNKSSHDNEIQSNKELLVEKNEGSYFGEWTLLGEHIGSVSAVAVGDVICAVLTKEKFDSVVGPLSKLSQEDHKPRDYALNLSTESKGIDPSTLGKVNISDLEWRTCLYSTDCSEIGLVVLRDSEYLLSLKRFSKHKIRSLGKESVVLKEKNLMKSINSSAGVPQILCTCADQTYAGILLNTRIACPLSSILHTPLDEASAQFCAASVVTALQDLHKNEVLYRGVSPDVLMFDQEGHLQLVDFRFGKKLPGERTFTICGMADSLAPEIVQGKGHGLPADWWALGVLIYFMLQGEMPFGSWRESELDTFPKIAKGQLTLPTTLSPEAVDLITKLLEVDESTRLGSQGTHYVKTHPWFHGVDWEGITNGSFPIPLEITSRIAQHLETHSEDFGASPSPNPYVEQLNTPEWLEDW, from the exons ATGGGTTGTGTTTATTCAAAGTCCTGCATTGGTGAGATATGCATACCTAAAGAAGTCAGGGTTAAGGAAAGAGAAAATGTCCGGGCTGAGTTTCCGGTGTTCTCACCTGATTCTTCACATGGAGGAGCCGAACATGGGGATGAATTTAATGAGCTCGGTGGAAATAGGGATTGTGAAGTAGGTATCACAAGGCTTTCTAGGGTTTCAGGTCAGTTCCTGCCTCCGGAAGGGTCACGGACGGTAAAGGTTCCGTCGGGGAATTATGAACTACGGTACTCATACTTGTCTCAGAGAGGGTATTACCCTGATGCCCTTGATAAAGCTAATCAAGATAGTTTTTGCATCCACACTCCATTTGGGACAAACGCTGATGACCATTTCTTTGGGGTTTTCGATGGGCATGGAGAATTTGGGGCTCAATGCTCACAGTTTGTGAAGCGGAAGTTGTGTGAGAATTTACTCCGGAATAGTAGTTTTCGCATGGATGCAGTTGAGGCGTGTCATGCTGCATTCTTGGCAACAAATTCCCAGTTGCATGCTGATAGTTTGGATGATAGCATGAGTGGGACCACTGCAATTACCATATTAGTTCGTGGTAGGACACTCTACATAGCTAATTCTGGTGATTCTAGGGCTGTAATAGCTGAGAGAAAAGGGAATGGTATTGTAGCTATTGACTTATCGATAGATCAGACTCCATTTCGGGCAGATGAACTTGAACGGGTTAAGCTTTGCGGAGCAAGAGTTCTGACTTTGGACCAGATTGAAGGGCTGAAGAACCCAGATGTGCAGTGTTGGGGTACTGAAGAGGCTGATGATGGTGATCCTCCTAGACTTTGGGTGGAAAATGGGATGTACCCTGGTACGGCCTTTACAAGAAGTTTAGGTGATTCTATTGCTGAGTCAATTGGGGTTGTTGCAAACCCTGAAATTGTTGTTTTGGAGCTTACACAAGATCATCCTTTCTTTGTAATTGCCAGCGATGGGGTGTTTGAGTTCCTTTCTAGCCAAGCCGTGGTTGACATG GTTGCAAAATACAAGGATCCACGCGATGCTTGTGCTGCAATTGTTGCTGAATCTTATAGGCTTTGGCTGCAGTATGAAACTCGTACAGATGACATTACTGTGATAGTTGTACATACTAATGGGTTGACTAAT ACGTCTGTTGGCCAGGCAGCGAGTCCAAGTGCCGTTTTACGTCCACCTGTTCCACAAATTGTGGAGGCCACAGGGTCAGAGTCTCCTTCAACACTAAGCTGGAGTTCTAGGTTCAACCGTGCTAGGCATGATTTATCACGGGCACGGCTCCGTGTTATTGAAAGTTCTCTAGAGAATGGGCAATTATGGGTTCCTCCATCTCCAGCTCACAGGAAGACctgggaagaagaa GCACACATAGAGCGGGCATTAAATGATCACTTTCTATTCAGAAAATTAACTGATTCTCAGAGTCAAGTTTTGCTGGATTGTATGCAAAGAATCGAGGTTCAACCCGGAGCAATTGTAGTGGAACAG GGCGGTGAAGGTGACTGTTTTTATGTTGTTGGTAGTGGAGAATTTGAGGTCTTGGCTACTCAG GAAGAAAAAGATAGAGAGGTTCCAAGGGTTCTGCAACAGTATACAGCAGAAAAGCTATCATCCTTTGGAGAACTTGCACTAAt GTATAACAAACCACTCCAGGCTTCCGTCCGTGCTGTGACCAGTGGAACTCTTTGGGCTCTTAGAAGGGAAGACTTTCGAGGAATTCTTATGTCAGAGTTTTCAAATTTGACATCCTTGAAGTTGCTTCGATCAGTAGATCTTCTCTCGAGGTTGACGATCTTACAGCTGAGTCACATTGCAGATTCTCTTTCAGAACTTCCTTTCTCTGATGGGCAGACAATAGCCAATAGG GATGGAGCTCTTTTAGGATTGTACATTATCCAGAAGGGGACAGTTAAAATTTTTGCTGATCAGGAAGTGATTTATAAACCAAACACCGGCAGTCTCAAATCCAACAAATCAAGTCATGACAATGAGATTCAGAGCAATAAAGAGCTGTTGGTAGAGAAGAATGAGGGGAGCTATTTTGGTGAATGGACTCTTCTTGGTGAGCACATTGGCTCAGTGAGTGCAGTTGCTGTGGGTGATGTAATATGTGCtgttttaacaaaagaaaagtttGACTCTGTCGTTGGCCCTCTGTCAAAGCTTTCACAAGAAGATCACAA GCCAAGGGACTATGCCTTGAACTTGTCCACGGAATCCAAAGGTATTGATCCTTCTACCCTTGGGAAGGTGAACATTTCTGATTTG GAGTGGAGGACGTGTTTATATTCTACTGACTGCAGCGAGATCGGGCTTGTAGTTCTCAGAGACTCAG AATATTTGCTTAGCTTAAAAAGGTTTTCAAAGCATAAAATCAGAAGTCTTGGAAAGGAATCAGTGGTTCTAAAAGAGAAGAACCTAATGAAGAGTATAAACTCTTCAGCTGGTGTGCCACAGATCTTGTGTACTTGTGCTGATCAAACCTATGCTGGCATACTTTTAAATACACGCATTGCTTGTCCACTTTCTTCAATTCTTCACACCCCACTTGATGAAGCATCTGCTCAATTCTGTGCTGCCTCTGTTGTCACTGCCTTGCAAGATTTACACAAG AATGAGGTTCTTTACAGAGGTGTGTCTCCAGATGTTCTAATGTTTGACCAGGAAGGACATTTACAG TTAGTGGACTTCAGATTTGGGAAGAAGCTGCCAGGTGAAAGAACCTTCACGATATGTGGCATGGCAGACTCTTTGGCTCCGGAGATAGTCCAGGGGAAAGGTCATGGTCTCCCTGCTGACTG GTGGGCACTGGGAGTCTTGATCTATTTCATGCTACAAGGTGAAATGCCATTTGGTTCGTGGAGAGAAAGTGAGCTCGATACATTTCCAAAGATTGCAAAAGGACAGCTAACTCTGCCCACGACTTTGAGCCCTGAAGCTGTTGATCTCATAACCAAG TTACTTGAAGTTGATGAAAGTACAAGACTTGGAAGCCAAGGTACACACTATGTCAAAACTCATCCTTGGTTTCATGGTGTCGACTGGGAAGGTATTACAAATGGTAGCTTCCCTATTCCGCTTGAGATTACCTCTCGTATAGCTCAACACCTGGAAACACATTCCGAAGACTTTGGAGCTTCTCCTTCGCCAAATCCATATGTAGAACAACTCAATACTCCAGAATGGCTTGAAGACTGGTAG